TTTGTAAAGATATAGTATTGTATGTTTGGTGtagaaaaatatgtataaaaaagaTTATTCATGAGCAATTTTTTAAGCTCGCCCTTAACTTTGGATAATTTAATAGAAAACCATGGGCATGACGGAGAAAATAAATGGTACTTTTTTACTCAAACGAAACGAAAGCATACAAAAGGAAAATCAAAATATACAAATCGAGAAGTTCTTGATGGTTATTGGGAGgtcagtggagctaaaaagaaAATCACCCAAGACAAAAATTGCAGCTGGGTATAAGAAGCAACATGTTTTCTATGAGTATGAAAGAGAAGGTCGTCGACCGAGTAAGAAGACCAATTGGATCATGCATGAATATAGAGTTAGTAATTCTCATGTAAGTAGATTTTatcctcttttcttcttcttctttttttaacttttatattatAAGAGTCATTTGAATTTCGGTTTTTGTCTTTCAAACATCGTTGTTGTCATCTATTGTAGAGCGAACCCTTACTGAATTTTGTGTCTTTCAGATGGATAAATGGACTTTGTGTAGGATTTATCATAAGAGGAAATCAAGCAAGACACAAACTCAAAAGGATTGTTCCATATCTTCACATGCTAATGATGGAAATGAGCCAAAGGCAAAGGTTGATCCGAAAACAATAGAAGTTGATAGTGTCCAGAATAAGCGTCAAAAGCCTTCAGATGACAAAAGGGATGACAAGAAGGCTTGTGAATGATTGCTAGAAATTTAATGGTTCTATGAATGTTTAGCATAGCTTCTAATGGTTTCACCATATCTAATTACTTTGGCTGAAGattttgtttggaagtttgcAAATGAGAAGGTGAATGGTCCTCACAATGGGGTGTAGAATGCTATGGTTTGCTGTAATTGATGACTAAAAGAATCTCTCATCAAATA
This genomic stretch from Quercus robur chromosome 4, dhQueRobu3.1, whole genome shotgun sequence harbors:
- the LOC126722516 gene encoding NAC domain-containing protein 41-like is translated as MGMTEKINGTFLLKRNESIQKENQNIQIEKFLMVIGRSVELKRKSPKTKIAAGYKKQHVFYEYEREGRRPSKKTNWIMHEYRVSNSHMDKWTLCRIYHKRKSSKTQTQKDCSISSHANDGNEPKAKVDPKTIEVDSVQNKRQKPSDDKRDDKKACE